The following proteins are encoded in a genomic region of Porphyrobacter sp. CACIAM 03H1:
- a CDS encoding single-stranded DNA-binding protein, translated as MTNLVILVGRIARDPETRTTQGGTSITSISVVTDRPARKEGKTYKDENGYTAKDSEFHRVTCFNGLGENVAKYCTKGQMVSVEGRIHYTQWEDESGTKRYGCEIIADKVDFLTKGRSGTNEDAPDIDED; from the coding sequence ATGACCAATCTCGTTATCCTCGTTGGCCGCATCGCTCGCGACCCCGAAACCCGCACCACCCAAGGTGGAACCAGCATCACCTCGATCTCGGTTGTGACCGATCGTCCCGCCCGCAAGGAAGGCAAGACCTACAAGGACGAAAACGGCTACACCGCCAAGGACAGCGAATTCCACCGCGTGACCTGCTTCAACGGCCTCGGCGAAAACGTCGCCAAGTACTGCACCAAGGGCCAGATGGTCTCGGTCGAAGGGCGCATCCACTACACCCAGTGGGAAGACGAAAGCGGCACCAAGCGCTACGGCTGCGAGATCATCGCCGACAAGGTCGACTTCCTCACCAAGGGCCGCTCGGGCACCAACGAGGACGCCCCCGATATCGACGAGGACTGA
- a CDS encoding helix-turn-helix domain-containing protein — MTLPRSASPLGNRLPSAEDRQIANQLRQILAAHKAGEAHLQVFDPATKRPVEFTLTPALSDLFLELLRYIGSGDAVTLLPIHEMLTTQQAADLLNVSRPYLIKLIEKGDIAHSMVGRHRRLMAEDLFAFKSARDKARTEALNDLISDSKDLH; from the coding sequence GTGACATTGCCACGAAGCGCCTCGCCGTTGGGCAACAGACTACCATCGGCTGAAGACCGCCAGATCGCCAATCAGCTTCGTCAGATCTTGGCGGCGCACAAGGCGGGGGAAGCGCATCTGCAGGTGTTCGATCCGGCGACCAAGAGGCCGGTCGAATTCACCCTGACACCGGCGCTGTCCGACCTGTTCCTCGAGCTGCTGCGTTACATCGGCAGCGGCGACGCCGTTACCCTGCTCCCGATCCACGAGATGCTGACCACACAGCAGGCAGCAGATCTGCTGAATGTATCACGCCCATACCTCATCAAGCTGATCGAGAAGGGTGACATTGCCCATTCCATGGTGGGGCGGCACCGGCGTTTGATGGCCGAGGACCTCTTTGCCTTCAAATCGGCACGGGACAAGGCTCGTACCGAAGCCCTGAATGACCTCATCTCTGACAGCAAAGATCTGCACTGA
- a CDS encoding DUF6437 family protein, translating to MARSKTSARDALKKLREQRAQLDGEEVRLRQEVAIELGKVLIDCGAETIDPAQLRQIVSASMTLGIEETLKRIAPA from the coding sequence ATGGCCAGGTCCAAAACCAGCGCACGCGATGCGCTGAAGAAACTGCGTGAACAGCGTGCCCAGCTCGACGGCGAGGAAGTTCGTCTTCGCCAAGAGGTGGCGATCGAGCTCGGCAAAGTGCTGATCGATTGCGGCGCAGAAACCATCGATCCGGCGCAGCTTCGCCAGATCGTGAGTGCATCGATGACGCTCGGCATCGAGGAAACGCTGAAGCGGATTGCGCCCGCGTAA
- a CDS encoding type IV secretion system DNA-binding domain-containing protein, which produces MKRNLDNFTRGSQLLGHFGFMFAAGLKGPLIIAAVVISWTSWWTLSSALTDYELYLIWMRVYAAAYGFMEFSPDKLVTVKTSFGGTMQLPIGMLGSFPPVVRAWDHMTDLVASAAWRSAVFLIPAFALFYGFAARFGSKAKDRKFVRGAQLVDLRELVRRLRRHNREKRNLERTAAIGWKWWLCLPWELAKAFPYRPAHIADVVYPWRLEPSHTMLIGTTGTGKTVAISAMIEEARAKGQNCVVFDLTGAFIEQFYDAKRDVILNPLDARCPQWSLFDECRTEADFWTAADALVPHDGGGDAQFWVLGARALFVKFCVELVAQGRGSNAALAQELMAADLSDVHEQVKNTMAGPITAPEAARMAESVRAVFNVNAKALELLPTEGPRFSVREWIEQSAEKPAGRGSILFVSSRYVDMSVTSQLLTLWLDTAMNTLMTSARTNEVTCWFFIDELGALHRLPALEKGLQTARNFGGAIVLGLHAYAKLKEVYGENMAPTLASLARTKLILSVADKETATWCSDFIGHEEVIDTDVGYSYGVNNARDAVSLTRRTTIRPLRMPEELMNMKSLEGYLKFPEGFPAAPVRLRPMNRPKVADAFIVRGPNRPLPPAQLDAPMPPRPKPGGLPGEVAAAHSSSGDDGGGKSTLRFDSAPKQGELAFDKATGEAAQPDRAVASEAARQMGTDAAGKLPAGSASPTDLESAKGDQATLGKGRHGHPADPSGGLDNPHGNDRPTLKPGPKSGAKSNDRAIRQNPSPGRQKAKDGAERSANPPAKSGGAKVTDPPSRKGGAPASPPRSSDARKLLNEDGIPERSEPPKDTRDLGDLEI; this is translated from the coding sequence ATGAAGCGTAACCTCGACAATTTCACACGCGGCAGCCAGCTCCTCGGGCACTTCGGTTTCATGTTCGCTGCAGGCCTCAAAGGCCCGCTGATCATTGCCGCCGTGGTGATTTCATGGACCTCATGGTGGACACTGTCATCGGCGCTCACCGACTATGAGCTCTATCTCATCTGGATGCGCGTCTATGCCGCAGCCTACGGATTCATGGAGTTCAGTCCCGACAAGCTGGTGACCGTCAAGACATCCTTCGGCGGTACGATGCAGTTGCCGATCGGAATGCTCGGTTCCTTCCCTCCGGTGGTCCGGGCGTGGGACCACATGACCGACCTTGTCGCTAGCGCTGCCTGGCGTTCGGCCGTGTTTCTCATCCCCGCCTTTGCGCTGTTCTACGGGTTCGCCGCCCGCTTCGGCAGCAAGGCCAAAGATCGCAAATTCGTACGCGGCGCGCAGCTTGTTGACCTTCGTGAATTGGTCCGCCGCCTGCGCAGGCATAACCGCGAAAAGCGCAATCTCGAACGCACTGCCGCGATAGGCTGGAAGTGGTGGCTATGCCTGCCATGGGAACTCGCGAAAGCCTTTCCCTATCGGCCGGCCCACATCGCCGATGTCGTCTATCCATGGCGGCTTGAACCAAGCCACACCATGCTGATCGGCACCACCGGAACCGGCAAGACGGTCGCCATTTCGGCGATGATCGAAGAGGCCCGCGCCAAGGGCCAGAACTGTGTGGTCTTCGACCTGACCGGCGCCTTCATCGAGCAATTCTATGATGCCAAGCGGGACGTCATTCTGAACCCGCTCGATGCGCGCTGCCCGCAATGGAGCCTCTTCGACGAGTGCCGCACCGAAGCCGATTTCTGGACCGCGGCCGATGCGCTGGTTCCGCATGACGGAGGCGGCGACGCGCAGTTCTGGGTCCTCGGTGCCCGCGCGCTGTTCGTGAAGTTCTGTGTCGAACTTGTCGCGCAGGGCAGGGGATCGAATGCGGCGCTCGCGCAGGAATTGATGGCCGCAGACCTCTCCGATGTCCACGAACAGGTGAAGAATACGATGGCGGGTCCGATCACCGCACCTGAAGCCGCGCGGATGGCGGAATCGGTGCGCGCAGTGTTCAATGTCAACGCCAAGGCGCTCGAACTGCTGCCGACCGAAGGTCCGCGTTTCTCGGTGCGCGAATGGATCGAACAGTCGGCCGAGAAGCCTGCGGGACGAGGCTCGATCCTGTTCGTTTCTTCCCGCTATGTCGACATGAGCGTGACCTCGCAGCTCCTCACCTTGTGGCTCGATACGGCCATGAACACGCTCATGACTTCTGCGCGCACTAACGAGGTCACGTGCTGGTTCTTCATCGACGAGCTTGGCGCGCTGCATCGTCTTCCCGCGCTCGAAAAGGGGCTTCAGACCGCCCGCAATTTCGGCGGGGCGATCGTCCTGGGCCTCCACGCCTATGCCAAGCTCAAGGAGGTCTATGGTGAGAACATGGCCCCGACCCTCGCATCACTTGCCCGCACGAAACTGATCCTTTCAGTTGCCGACAAGGAGACCGCAACCTGGTGCAGCGACTTCATTGGCCATGAGGAAGTCATCGATACCGATGTGGGGTACTCCTACGGGGTGAACAATGCCCGCGACGCGGTCAGCCTCACCCGGCGCACGACGATCAGGCCGCTGCGAATGCCCGAAGAGCTGATGAACATGAAGAGCCTTGAGGGGTATCTCAAGTTCCCGGAAGGCTTCCCAGCAGCGCCCGTCAGGCTTCGTCCGATGAACCGCCCGAAGGTGGCCGACGCCTTCATCGTGCGGGGCCCCAATCGGCCTCTACCGCCCGCGCAGCTCGACGCTCCCATGCCCCCGCGACCGAAACCGGGAGGGCTACCCGGGGAGGTCGCGGCTGCACATTCTTCGTCCGGCGATGACGGGGGCGGTAAGTCGACCTTGCGGTTCGATTCCGCCCCCAAACAGGGCGAGCTGGCCTTCGATAAGGCGACTGGTGAAGCAGCGCAGCCCGATCGCGCAGTGGCTTCGGAGGCGGCGCGTCAGATGGGTACGGATGCGGCGGGCAAGCTTCCTGCCGGTAGCGCCAGCCCCACTGATCTGGAAAGCGCAAAGGGCGATCAGGCAACTCTCGGGAAGGGCAGGCACGGCCATCCCGCTGACCCATCCGGAGGCCTCGACAACCCGCACGGCAATGATCGTCCGACCCTCAAACCCGGCCCCAAGTCGGGTGCCAAGTCGAACGATCGTGCGATCAGGCAAAACCCGTCACCTGGTCGACAAAAGGCGAAGGACGGAGCCGAGCGAAGTGCTAATCCCCCAGCCAAATCTGGCGGCGCAAAGGTCACCGATCCCCCCTCCCGGAAAGGAGGCGCACCGGCGAGCCCGCCGAGATCCTCGGATGCCCGGAAGCTGCTGAACGAGGACGGAATCCCAGAGCGAAGCGAGCCACCCAAGGACACGCGCGACCTGGGCGATCTGGAGATCTGA